From Vitis vinifera cultivar Pinot Noir 40024 chromosome 14, ASM3070453v1, a single genomic window includes:
- the LOC100853216 gene encoding uncharacterized protein LOC100853216, with translation MEQGYKFFMLGFCKSTKLINYHECNIYIPMFGFVGGDQQHEKEEEVVVVVQLHAERGAFSLLDPVTGGLSGGLYDKPLLCFGCGIGWFSFLMGFVFPPLWYYATVLYFGNYYHKDPRERPGLAASAIAALICSVAVIISLLAMFLS, from the exons ATGGAACAAGGTTACAAGTTCTTCATGTTGGGTTTCTGCAAATCAACAAAGCTTATCAATTATCATGAATGCAATATTTACATTCCCATGTTCGGATTTGTAGGTGGAGATCAACAACACGAGAAGGAGGAGGAGGTAGTGGTGGTGGTGCAACTCCATGCAGAGAGAGGGGCTTTCTCACTGCTAGACCCCGTGACGGGAGGACTCTCCGGTGGCCTCTATGACAAGCCGCTGCTGTGCTTTGGTTGCGGGATCGGATGGTTTTC ATTCCTCATGGGGTTTGTGTTTCCTCCACTGTGGTACTATGCCACAGTTCTCTATTTTGGGAATTATTATCATAAAGATCCAAGGGAGCGACCAGGCCTTGCAGCATCTGCAATTGCA GCCTTGATTTGTTCAGTTGCTGTCATAATTTCCCTGCTGGCTATGTTCTTGTCTTAG